The Kocuria flava nucleotide sequence CACCTCGTGCACGGTGACCACCTCCCAGCCGGCGGTGGCCGTGCCCCAGATCCCGGCGAGCTGGCGGCGGACCTCCGCCTCGGCCGGCAGGCCGGCCCCGCGGGGGAGCAGGGAGGTGGCCTGCACCAGCGCGCGGGCGTCGGGGGAGTAGGTCGGGGCGGCGTTGCTCACCACGGCCGTGTCCGTCAGCGGACCGCGGGTCCGCCCGGGCAGGACCAGGCAGCGCAGCGGCGAGGGCGGGACCGGAGCGGCGAACCACCACGTGGCCTCGCCCTTCATGGGCGCCGCCGCCAGGCCCAGCAGCGCCCCGGCCGCGGGGGCCTCCGTGGCCACGACCACCGCCGGCGCCTCCCACGCCGCGCCGGCGGCCACCGCCCGCCACCCGCCCGGCACGCGCTCGAGGGCCTCGACCCGGGTGCCCAGCACCGCGCGGGCGCGCAGCCCGTCGTGGATCCAGGCCGGCAGGGCGCCCATGCCCGCCGCGGGCAGGCCGGGGGTGCCGAGCACGAACCAGCCGGCGAGCCGGCGCACGAGATCGGCCGAGGTGCGGCCCTCGTCCTCCAGGACGACCCCGGACAGGAACGGCTCGAGCACGAGCTCGCGCAGCGGGCCCCGGACCCCGGCGGCGTCGAGGCTCTCGCGCCAGGGCCGGTCGGCCTCCTCCCGGTGCCGGGCCCGGGGGTCGAGCACCGGGGCCAGCCACGCGGCCAGGGCGGGCAGGCGCCGCAGCTCCACGAGCGGGCTGCGCAGGGTCCGCGCGAGCCGGGCCGGATGGCGGCGGGGGTCGGCGAGGACGTCGATGCCGCCCTCCCGGGCCACCCCGGCCGCGGCCTCGAAGCGCTGCAGGCCCAGGGCGCGCACGTCCACGGCCCGGCGCAGCTCCGGGTAGGCGGGGTTGAGCACCTGGAAGCCGCGGTCGCAGCGGAAGCCGTCGACGACGTCGGTGCGCACGCGCCCGCCCACGCCGTCGGAGGCCTCCAGCAGCACCACGTCCAGGCCGCGCTGCTCGAGCAGGCGGGCGCACTGCAGGCCGGCGAGCCCGGCGCCGACGATGACGACGTCGTGGTCCACGGGAACCTCCTGGCCGCGGCCGGCGGGACCGCCGCGGCGCGTCGCGGGTCCGGCCGGGCGGCCGGGCCCTCCTGGTGCGACCGTCCTACAGCGGTGCCGCGACCGCCCCCGGCCGGGCCTGCGGGGCCGCGGCGTCGCGGGCCGGGACGGTGAACAGGGCCGACTCCACGGTGAGCCCGGGGCCGAAGGCCAGCGCGCACACGGTGCGCTCCGCCCCGGCGGGGAGGCCGCCGAGGACCCGGTCGAGCACGTGCAGCACGGTCACGCTGCTCATGTTGCCACGCTCGGCCAGGACCGCGCGCGAGGCGTCCAGGGCCCGCGGGGGCAGCCCCAGGGTCCGCTCGAGCTTGTCGAGGATGCCGGGCCCGCCCGGGTGCACGGCCCAGTCCGTGATCGACCCGGGGTCCACGGCCCCCTCCGGTCCGGTCAGCAGGGCCTCGAGGGCGGCGTGCACGCTGCCCTCGATGACCCGCGGCACCGCGGCGCCCAGGACCATCTCGAAGCCCTCGTCCCCGATCGTCCAGGCCATCTCCTGCTCGCCGTCGGGCAGGACCAGGGTGCTGAACCGGTCGAGCGCGAGCAGCGGCTCCGCCCCGCCGGGCCGGCGGCAGCTCACCAGCGCCGCGCCCGCCCCGTCCGCGAACAGCGCCGCCCCGCGCACGGCGTCGGCGTCGCGGGCCGGGCGCAGGTGCAGGCTGCACAGCTCCGCGGCGACGACCAGCACGACCGCGTCCGGGTCGGCCGCGGCGATCGCCCGGGCCTGGCGCAGGCCCACGAGCGCGCCGTGGCAGCCCATGAACCCGATGTGGGAGCGGCGCACGGCCGGGTCCAGGTCCAGGTCGCGGACCAGCCGGTAGTCGGGGCCCGGGGCGAAGAAGCCGGTGCAGGAGACCGTGACCACGTCCGTGACCTGCGCCGGGTCCAGGCCCGGGCAGCGCGCGAGCGCGTCGCGGGCGGCGGCGGCGAACAGGCCGGGGGCGTGCTCGACGTAGGTGCGGTTGCGCGCCCCCGTCAGCGGGGCCAGCATCCGCCCGTCCGGGGCCAGGTAGACCGAGCCGTCCCGGGCGCCGGCGTCGACGAGCTCCGGGAGGACGGTGTGCCGCCGCTCGACCCCCGCGGCGCCGAACACGGTGCGCACGAGCCGCTGGGCGAGGCGGTCGGTGCCGGGCTGGGCGAGGTAGAGGTCGCGGGCCTCGGCCTGGCCGAGCACGTGCGGCGGCAGTGCCGAGCCGAGGGACAGGAGAGCGGGGGTCACCCGACCCAGTATCGACCCGCGCGCCCCCGGGCGCCATGCGGGGCGCGCCGCGCCCGGGCCCGTGCAGGCCCGGGCGCTGTTGGCGATCGCACTTCGCATTGGGTCACACGCGCGGACCGTTCCTAGGCTGGCCGGAGCACAGGAGTGGGGGCTCCTGGTTCCGCCGGGCACACGGCAGGGGATCCGCCGCCGCTCCCGGTCCTCCGGGGGGCAGGACCGCGTGCGCCCCGTTCCGCCCCCGTCCGACCGGCCGGAGGAACCCCCGTGACCCCATCCCGCGCTGTCCCCGCGGCGCTCGCCCTCGCGGCGGGCCTCGCCCTCGCCCCGCTCTCCGCCGCCGCCGCGACTCCCGCGGCGGCCGATCCGGCGGCGCCCGCCCCGGCCTCCGGCCCCGCCCCGGTGTCCGCCCCCGCGGCGGGGACCGACCGCCTCCTGGTGAAGTTCCGCGCGGGCACCGCGCCCGGGACGGCCGAGGACGTGCTGGCCGCCCGCGCCCCCGAGCTCGCCGCCGCGGGGCCGGGGACCGCGCCCACCGTGGACGGCGCCGCGGTGCTGACCGCCCCCGGGGAGCTGGACGAGGACCGCCTGGCCGCGCTCACCACGGCCCTGCAGCAGGACCCCGCGGTCGAGTACGCCGCCCCGGACGTGCGCGCGAGCACCGCCTTCGTGCCGAACGACCCGTCCTACGCGGGGCTGCAGTGGAGCCTGTGGGACGACCCCGCCGGCGTGGGCATGCCCCTCGCCTGGGACCGGGCCACCGGCGCCGGACAGACCATCGCGATCGTGGACACGGGCATCACCGCCCACCCCGACCTCGACGCCAACGTGCTGCCCGGGTACGACTTCGTCTCCCTGCCCGAGAACGGGCGCGACGGCGACGGCTGGGACGCCGACCCCACCGACATGGGCGACTACCCGGACGCGGCGCTGTGCCCGGGCAGCCCGATGGCCCCGGCCTCCAGCTGGCACGGGACGCACACGGCCGGGATCGCCGCGGCGGACGGCAACAACGGCATCGGCGTCACGGGCGTGGCCCCGGACGCCCGGATCCTGCCCGTCCGGGCCGTGGGCGCGTGCAGCCAGGGCTACATCTCCGACGTCGCCGCGGGGATCGCCTGGGCGGCCGGGGCCCCGGTGCCCGGCGCCCCGGCGAACGCCAACCCCGCGGACGTGGTCAGCGTCAGCCTCGCCGTCCCCGGCGCGCAGTGCCCGGCGGTGCTGCAGTCCGCGATCACCGAGGCCACCTCCCGCGGCGTCACCGTCGTCGTCGCCGCCGGCAACCAGGGCATCGACGCCGCCGGCTCCGTGCCGGCCAACTGCGCGGGCGCGGTCTCCGTCGCCGCCACGGACGTCTCCGGCGCGATGCCCGCGTACTCCAACTTCGGGGCCGTGACCCTGGCCGCCCCCGGCGGCGACCCGTGGGCGCAGGTCCACTCCACCGGCAACGCCGGCGCCCAGCAGCAGGGGGCGCCCACCTACATCGGCCGCAACGGCACCTCGATGGCCGCCCCGGTGGTCGCCGGCACGGTCGCGCTGATGCGCGAGGCCGCCCCGGGCCTGAGCCCCCAGGCGGTGCGCGAGCTGCTCACGAGCACCGCCCGCACGGCGCCCGGCGGCTGCGCCCTCGGGTGCGGCGCCGGCATCGTCGACCCCGTCTCGGCCGTGATCGCGGCCCAGGGCGGTCAGCCCTTCACCGTGGCCGGCGGCATCGGCGGGCTGCACCAGCGCATCGCCGCGACCGCCGGCGTGCCCGTCTCCCGCGAGCTGTGCGCGCTGGGCGGCACGCCGTGCTTCCAGGAGTTCGAGGCCGGCTGGATCGTGTGGAACGCCGGGGCCGGGGCCCGCTGGCTGCCGGGCCTGCTCCCCGCCCAGTGGTGGGCCCTCGGCGCCCCCGCCTGACGGACCGCCGCCGGCGGGCGGGCGGCTACGGCCCGTCCGCCGCGCCCGGGCCGTCCCCGCGGTGGCGCGCCCACGCCCCGACGATCCCGGCGGCCACGGCCCCGGCCGTGCCGGCCGCGAGGTCGCCCATGGTGTCCCGGTAGCCGACCTGGACCCGCGGGTCCACCGCGGCGTTGCCGACGAACTCGGCGTACTCCCACAGCACCGCCAGGGCCGTGCCCAGGGCGGTGGCGACGAGCACGTGCGTCACCGCCCCGGGGGCCGCGAGACGCCCCCACCGCTCGAGGGCGCGGAAGGCGAGCTCGGCGAGGACCGCGGTCGCGGCGAAGTGCACCACGAGGTCCCAGAAGGCCAGCCGCTCGTAGAGCAGGAACACCGAGCTCCACGCGGCCAGCAGCAGGACCAGCCCCGTGGCCAGCTCCAGCGGCGCGGGCAGCCGGGCCCGCCAGGTCACGGTCAGGCCCAGGCACACGAGCATCATCACGGCCGCGCCCACGGCGTCGAACAGCCCGGCCGTCAGCAGCACCGAGGCCGGCCCGGCCCAGCGCACGGCGAGCACGAGCGCCCTCACCGGCGCGCCCGCCCGGTCCCGCGCAGCCGGGCGGACCAGCGCTCCCACGGGCGCTCGCGGGCCCAGTTCACGCGCAGGGTCCGCCCGGCGCGGGCGAGGCGGCGCACCGCGGCCGGCCCGGGGCGCAGCGCCCGCGGGGACATGCCCACGGCCGGGCGGGCGAGGAAGACGATGCGCCGCCCCGGGTCCAGCCGGAAGCTCAGGTCCATGTCGTCGTGCAGCTCCGGGTCGGCCCGGTGGACGCGGCCGCGGACCTCGAGCCACCACGACCGGCGCATCGCCATGTTGGTCCCGAACAGCGGCGGGTGCGCCAGCGCCGCCCCGGCGGCCGTCACGTAGAGCCCCACGTACAGGGCGGACAGCACCGTGCCCAGGCCCGGGGGCAGGCCCAGGAACCGGCCCGGACCCGAGACGGCCACCGCGTCCGGGCGGGCCCCGAGCGCCGCGACCAGCTCCGCGACCCACTCCGGACCCGGGCGCGAGTCCGCGTCGCAGCGCACCACCACGTCCCCGCGGGCGGCGTCGTAGCCGGCGGCCGCGGCCGCCGGGATGCCCCGCACCGGCTCCCGCACCACGCGGGCGCCGGCCGCGCGGGCCACGGCCGCCGTCCCGTCCGTCGAGGCGTTGTCGACGACGACGACCTCGTCCGGGCGCCGTGACTGGGCGGCGAGCAGGCGCAGGCACACGGCGAGCTGGGCGGCGTCGTCGCGCGCGGGCACGACCACGGAGACGGACGGGCCAGTCCCGGGCGGGGCGGGCTGCGGGGCGTCGGGAACGGGGAGCATGGGCCCATTCTCCCGGTCCGGCCGGTCCCGGAGGGACCGACCCGCGCCTACAATCGGCACATGCAGGCCGACGAGCGAACCGGAACGGGCGCCGCGGGCGCGCCCGGGGACCCGGCGGGCCCGCCGGCGCGGGGCTTCGACATCCTGTTCCTGCTCCAGCACTTCAGCACCGAGGCCGAGCGCTACGCGGACCAGGTCCGCCGCGGCTTCGGCCTGGCGCACAAGGACGTGCACGCCCTCAACGAGGTGATCCAGGCCAACCGGGAGGGCCGGCCGGTGCGGGCCGGGGACATCGCCCGCCGGCTCGTGCTCAGCCGCTCGGCCACGACCACCGTCATCAAGCGGCTGGTCGCCTCGGGCCACCTCGTGCGCGCCGTGGACCCCCGCGACCGGCGCGAGGCGGACCTGCGGGCCACGGAGGACGCCCACCGGGCGGGCCGGGCGATGTTCCGGGCGATGAGCGAGGAGCTGCTCGCGGTCCTCGACGGCTGCACCGACGAGGAGATCGAGGTGCTCCGGCGGCGGATCCCCGAGCTCACGGAGGCCGTGCGGCGGGCCGGGCGCCGGGCCGGGGAGAGCGGCCCGGACACCGTGCCGCCGGCCGGCGGTCCGCCCGACGGCGGGTGACGCGGACGACTGCTTCGATTTTCGAACGACTGTGGTGGAATGGGGACATGGTGACGGTCTCAGCACGGCAACCGACGGCCTCCGACGCCCCGCCGGGGCGGGCAGGGGCCCCCGACGACGCCGGCCGGGCGCCGGTGCTCGAGGCGTTCCTGGCCGATGCCGCGCAGCGGGCCGCCGCGGTCGACCCCGGTTTCGAGCAGCTGTGGCACGAGCTGTCCCGGCTCAGCGCCGGGGGCAAGCGGATCCGGCCCCGCCTCGTGCGCAGCGCCGCCGCGGCCTACCCCGGCGGCGAGCCCGCGCCCGTGGTCGAGGCGGTGGGCGCGGCCTTCGAGCTGCTGCACACCGCCCTGATCGTCCACGACGACGTCATCGACCAGGACGACCGGCGCCGCCACCAGCCGACCCTCAACGCCGCGGCGGCGGCCCGGGCCGCCGCCGCCGGCTCCGCCCCGGAGCACGCCCGCCAGTACGGGGCCAGCGTCGGGGTGATCGCCGGGGACCTCGCCCTCGCCGGGGCCTACCGGCTCGTGGCCCGGTCCGGGATCGGCCCGACCCGGCTGCCGCAGGTCCTGGACCTGCTCGACGAGGCGCTGTTCGCCTCGGCCGCCGGCGAGCTGCTGGACGTCGACCACGCCCTGCCCGGGGCCCGCCCCGCGAGCGAGCAGGTCCTGGCCGCGACCTGCCTGAAGACCGCCGTCTACTCCTTCGAGGCGCCCCTGCAGGCGGGCGCCGTGCTCGGCGGGGCACCCGCGGAGGACGTGGCAGCCCTCGGCCGGCTGGGACGGGCCGTGGGCACCGCCTACCAGCTCGTCGACGACCTCCTGGGCGTGTTCGGGGACCCCGGGGCCACCGGCAAGTCCGTGCTCAGCGACCTGCGCGAGGGCAAGCGCACGATGCTCGTGGCCGCCGCACGGCGCACCCCGGCCGCCGCCGAGCTGGACGCCGTCCTGGACGGGCGGCGGATCGGCGAGGCCGAGGCCCGGCACGCCCGCGACCTGCTCGAGCGGTGCGGGGCCCGCCGCGAGGTCGAGGAGCTGGTCGAGCAGTGCGCCGCCGAGGCCCTGGCCCTGCTGGGGGAGGCCGGCCTGCCCGCCGCCCTGGACGCCGAGCTGCGCCGCGTCGTGGCCGGCGCCACGGAGCGCGCCCGGTGAGCACCGCACAGGCCCCCGTGGGCGCCGGCACCCCGGCCGAGGCCGCCGCCCGCTACGACGCGGCGGCCCGGGCCGCCGCCGCGACCGTGATCCGGCGCTACTCGACCTCCTTCGGCCTGGCCTGCCGGCTGCTCGCCCCCGGGGTGCGCGAGCACGTCCGCGCCGTCTACGCCCTCGTGCGCGTGGCCGACGAGATCGTCGACGGCGCCTCCGCCGGGGCGGGGGTCCCGCCGGAGGAGGCCCGCCGGCTGCTCGACGACCTCGAGGCCGAGACCTGCGCGGCGACCGCCCGCGGGTTCAGCACCAACCTCGTCGTCCACGCCTTCGCCCGCACGGCCCGGCACGCCGGGATCGGCGAGGACCTGGTCCGGCCCTTCTTCGCGTCCATGCGCGCGGACCTCAGCGAGGACCGGCACAGCGCCGACTCCCTCGACGCCTACGTCTACGGCTCCGCCGAGGTGGTCGGGCTGATGTGCCTGCAGGTCTTCCTCGCGGACCGGCCCGTCCCCGCCGCCGAGCGGGCCGAGCTCGTGGCCGGGGCCCGCCGCCTCGGGGCGGCCTTCCAGAAGGTCAACTTCCTGCGCGACCTCGCCGAGGACTACGGTGAGCTGGGCCGGGTCTACTTCCCCGGCGTGGAGCCGGGGGAGTTCTCGGAGGCGCAGAAGCACCGGCTGCTCGACGACGTCGACGCCGACCTCGCCGCCGCCCGCGCCGTGATCGACGACCTGCCCCGCTCCGCACGCGCCGCCGTGCTGACCGCCCACGACCTGTTCCGGGAGCTGTCCGCGCGGATCCGCGCCACGCCCGCCCGCGAGCTGCTGCGCACCCGGGTGCGCGTGCCCGACGCCCGCAAGGCCGCCCTCGCCGTCGCCGCCGTGGCCCGGGCCCGCCGCCCGAGGCGCCGCGGCCCGCGCGGGCGGCGGGCCGTGGTGATCGGGGCGGGGATCGCCGGCCTCGCGGCGGCGGGCCTGCTGGCCCGCGACGGCTGGGACGTCGAGGTCCTCGAGCGGGGGGAGACCACCGGGGGCCGGGCGGGGCTGCTCGAGCGCGAGGGCTTCCGCTTCGACACCGGACCCTCGTGGTACCTGATGCCCGAGGTCTTCGACCACTTCTTCCGGCTGATGGGCTCCAGCGCCGCCCGGGAGCTGGAGCTGCAGCGGCTGGACCCCGCCTACCGGGTCTTCGGCGAGAACTACGCCGAGCCGCTGGACGTGCGCTCCGACCTCGAGCACACGGTCGCCCAGTTCGAGGCCGTCGAGCCCGGGGCGGGGGCCCGGATCCGGGACTACCTGGCCTCGGCGCGGCGGACCTACGAGCTGGCGGTCGACCACTTCCTCTACACCTCCTACGCGTCGTTCGCGCCGCTGCTGACCCGCGCGGTCGTGCGCTCCCTGCCCGACCTCGCCCGCCACCTCACCGGGTCCCTCCACGACCTCGCGGCCCGCACGGTCGGGGACACCCGGCTGCGGCAGGTCCTGGGCTACCCGGCGGTCTTCCTGGCCTCGGCGCCGCGGATGACGCCGTCGCTCTACCACCTGATGAGCCACATGGACCTCGCCGACTCCGTGCAGTACCCGCAGGGCGGGTTCCGCACGGTGGTCGGCGCGGTCGAGCGCCTCGCCCGGGCCCACGGGGCCCGCATCCGCACCGGGGCCGACGTCGTGCGGATCCGCACCGAGCGGGCCTCCGCCGGCCCGGCCCGGGCGCGCGGGGTCGTGTGGCGCGACGCCGTCGGGGCCGAGCACGAGCTCGACGCCGACCTCGTGGTCTCCGCCGCGGACCTGCACCACACGGAGACGGCGCTGCTGCCGCCGGAGCTGCGGACCTACCCCGAGCGGTGGTGGCGCCGGCGCCGGAGCGGCCCGGGGGCCGTGCTCGTGATGCTCGGGGTGCGCGGGGCGCTGCCCGAGCTGGCCCACCACTCGCTGTTCTTCACCGAGGACTGGGACGCGAACTTCGCCGCGATCTTCGAGGAGCCCACCCGGGTGCCCGATCCGGCGTCGGTCTACGTCTGCCGGCCCTCCGCGACCGACCCGGACGTGGCGCCCGCCGGGCACGAGAACCTCTTCGTGCTCATCCCCGTGCCCGCCGACCCCGGCCTGGGCGCCGGGGGCCCGGACGGGACCGGGGCCCCCGCCGTCGAGGCGGCCGCCGACCGGGTGATCGACCAGATCGCGGCGTGGGCCGGCGTGCCGGACCTGCGCGAGCGGATCGTGGTGCGCCACACGGTGGGCCCGGAGGACTTCCGCCGCGACCTCAACTCGTGGCGGGGCAACGTGCTCGGCCCGGCCCACGTGCTGCGCCAGTCCGCGTTCCTGCGCGGGAGCAACCGCAGCCGGAAGGTCGCGGGCCTGCACTACTGCGGGGGCTCGACGATCCCGGGCATCGGCCTGCCGATGTGCCTGATCAGCGCCGAGATCCTCCTCAAGGACCTGCGCGGGGACACCTCCACCGGACCCCTGCCCGAGCCGGCGGACCCGGCCCCGTGAGCGCGCTGCTGCCCTTCGCCTACCTGGGCTTCCTGCTGCTCAGCCTCGCCGGGATGGTGGTCCTCGACGTGCGGCAGCGGCTGTTCTTCGCCGCCGACCCCCGCCGGGCCGCGCTCGTGCTGCTCACCGGGGTCGTGTTCTTCCTCGCCTGGGACGCGGCCGGGATCCTCCTGGGGATCTTCCTGCACAGCGAGAGCCGGTACGCGACCGGGTGGATGGTCGCCCCGCAGGTGCCGGTCGAGGAGGTCGTCTTCCTCGCCTTCCTGTGCTACCTGATCATGAACACGGTGCGCCTCGTGGAGCAGGCGCTCGCGCGGCGCACCGCCGCGCCCGCCCGCGAGGACGCGCGGGAGGGGAGCCGGCCGTGACCTACGCCCTCGTCATCCCCGTCTTCCTGGCCCTCGCGCTCGTGCCCGCCGTGCTGCTCGTGCGCGCCCCGTCCCCCGCCCCGCCCCGGGGGCGCGCCGCGGCGGTGCTCGGGCTCTCCTTCGCCGTGCTCGCGGCGCTCACGGTCGTCTTCGACAACCTCATGATCGCCGCCGGGTTCTTCGACTACGGCGACGGGCACATCACCGGGCTGCGGATCGGGCTCGTGCCCGTCGAGGACCTCGCCTACCCGCTGGCCGGGCTGCTGCTGCTGCCGGCGCTGTGGTGGGGGCTGGGGGAGCGCGGCCGGGTCGCCTCGACCGTGCGCACCCTCGTGGCGACCTCCCGGCCCGTGTCCTGGGTCAACACCGCCTACCCGTTCGCGGCCGCCTACGTCATGACCACCGGCCGGGTCGACCTCGACCTCGTCGTGGGGACCCTGTTCTTCCTGTTCCCCTACAACCTCGCGATGTACGGGGTCAACGACGTCTTCGACTACGAGTCCGACCTGCGCAACCCCCGCAAGGGCGGGGTCGAGGGCGCGCTCGTGGACCGCTCGGAGCACCGGACGGTCCTGACCGGGTCGGTGCTGGTCGCGCTGCCGTTCCTGGCCTACCTGTTCGCGGCCGGCGGGCCGGCCGCGGCCCTCGTGCTCCTCGTGAGCCTCTTCGCGGTGGTGGCCTACAGCCTGAAGGGGCTGCGGTTCAAGGAGGTGCCGTTCCTCGACTCGGCCACCTCCGCCACCCACTTCGTCTCCCCGGCCGTCCACGGCCTCGTGCTCGCCGGGGCCGGGTGGTCCACGGGCACCGTGGCGCTGTGCGCCGCGTTCTTCCTGTGGTCGATGGCCTCCCAGGCCTTCGGCGCGGTGCAGGACGTGCAGGCCGACCGGGAGGGCGGGCTCGCCTCGATCGCCACGGTCCTCGGGGCGCGCCCGACCGTGCTCGCGGCCGGGGCCTTCTACCTCGTGGCCGGCCTGCTGCTGCTGCTCGTCCCGTGGCCCGGGCCCCTCGCGGCGCTGCTCGTGCTGCCGTACCTCGCCAACCTCGTGCCGTTCCGCTCGATCACCGACGCGGACTGCGAGCGCGCCAACCGCGGCTGGCGGCGGTTCCTGTGGCTGAACTACCTCACGGGCTTCCTGGTGACCATGCTGCTGATCTGGGCGTGGTCGCTCGGGCGCTGAGCCGCGGCCGGCGGGACCGGACCGCACGGTCCGGGGCGTGGGACGGGAACGGGGCCCGGGGCGTGCGCCCCGGGCCCCGTTCCACGCCGGGACCGTCAGAGGTCGGCGAGCACCGAGACCGGGTTCTCCACGGCGTCGGCGACCATCCGCAGGAACCCGCCGGCCGCCCCGCCGTCGCACACGCGGTGGTCGAAGGCCAGGGAGAGCTGGGTGAGCTTGCGGACGGCCAGCTGCCCGTCGACGACCCACGGGCGGTCGATGATCCGCCCGACCCCGAGGATCGCGACCTCCGGGTGGTTGATGATCGCCGCGGCGCCGTCGGTGCCGAAGACCCCGTAGTTGTTGAGCGTGAACGTGGAGCCGGACAGCTCGGCGGGGGAGGCCTTCCCGGCCCGCGCCAGCGCGGTGAGCCGCTTGAGCTCGGCGTCCAGGCCCCGGGCCGAGAGGGTGTGGGCGTCGCGGATGCTGGGGACCACGAGCCCCCGGTCGGTCTGGGCGGCGAAGCCGAGGTTCACGCCGTCGAAGCGGACGATCTCCTGGCTGCCGTCCTCGCGCGTCTCCAGCCGCGTGGCGAGCTCCGGGTGGCGGGCCAGCCCGGCGAGCACGAACCGCGCGATCAGCGCCATGAGCCCCGGGGCCCGCTCGGGGTCCTGCGCCTTGAGCTCGGCGCGCAGCTCGAGCAGCCGGGTGGCGTCGACGTCGACCCACACGGTCGCCTCGGGGATCTCGGCGCGCGAGCGGGTCATGGCCTGGGCGATGACCCTGCGGACCCCGCTCACCGGCACGCGCCCGGCCACGCGCAGGCCCGTGCGCGCGTCCACGGCCGGGTCCTCGGGCGCCGGGACGGCCGGCGACGCCGCCGCGGCGTCCCCCGCCGGCGCGCCGGCCGGTGCCGCTGCGCCGTCCGGTGCCGCCGGCGCGGCGGCCGCCTCGACGTCGCGGCGCAGGATCAGGCCGCCGGGCCCGGAGCCGCGCACGGTGGCGATGTCCAGGCCCCGGTCCTTCGCGAGCTTGCGCACGATCGGGGAGACGACGGTGGGCGCCAGGCGCGGCGCGGAGGCCATGGCGTCGTGGGCGGCGGCGGTGGCCG carries:
- a CDS encoding lycopene cyclase domain-containing protein, whose protein sequence is MSALLPFAYLGFLLLSLAGMVVLDVRQRLFFAADPRRAALVLLTGVVFFLAWDAAGILLGIFLHSESRYATGWMVAPQVPVEEVVFLAFLCYLIMNTVRLVEQALARRTAAPAREDAREGSRP
- the crtI gene encoding phytoene desaturase family protein; translated protein: MSTAQAPVGAGTPAEAAARYDAAARAAAATVIRRYSTSFGLACRLLAPGVREHVRAVYALVRVADEIVDGASAGAGVPPEEARRLLDDLEAETCAATARGFSTNLVVHAFARTARHAGIGEDLVRPFFASMRADLSEDRHSADSLDAYVYGSAEVVGLMCLQVFLADRPVPAAERAELVAGARRLGAAFQKVNFLRDLAEDYGELGRVYFPGVEPGEFSEAQKHRLLDDVDADLAAARAVIDDLPRSARAAVLTAHDLFRELSARIRATPARELLRTRVRVPDARKAALAVAAVARARRPRRRGPRGRRAVVIGAGIAGLAAAGLLARDGWDVEVLERGETTGGRAGLLEREGFRFDTGPSWYLMPEVFDHFFRLMGSSAARELELQRLDPAYRVFGENYAEPLDVRSDLEHTVAQFEAVEPGAGARIRDYLASARRTYELAVDHFLYTSYASFAPLLTRAVVRSLPDLARHLTGSLHDLAARTVGDTRLRQVLGYPAVFLASAPRMTPSLYHLMSHMDLADSVQYPQGGFRTVVGAVERLARAHGARIRTGADVVRIRTERASAGPARARGVVWRDAVGAEHELDADLVVSAADLHHTETALLPPELRTYPERWWRRRRSGPGAVLVMLGVRGALPELAHHSLFFTEDWDANFAAIFEEPTRVPDPASVYVCRPSATDPDVAPAGHENLFVLIPVPADPGLGAGGPDGTGAPAVEAAADRVIDQIAAWAGVPDLRERIVVRHTVGPEDFRRDLNSWRGNVLGPAHVLRQSAFLRGSNRSRKVAGLHYCGGSTIPGIGLPMCLISAEILLKDLRGDTSTGPLPEPADPAP
- a CDS encoding glycosyltransferase family A protein; this encodes MLPVPDAPQPAPPGTGPSVSVVVPARDDAAQLAVCLRLLAAQSRRPDEVVVVDNASTDGTAAVARAAGARVVREPVRGIPAAAAAGYDAARGDVVVRCDADSRPGPEWVAELVAALGARPDAVAVSGPGRFLGLPPGLGTVLSALYVGLYVTAAGAALAHPPLFGTNMAMRRSWWLEVRGRVHRADPELHDDMDLSFRLDPGRRIVFLARPAVGMSPRALRPGPAAVRRLARAGRTLRVNWARERPWERWSARLRGTGRARR
- a CDS encoding MarR family winged helix-turn-helix transcriptional regulator, translating into MQADERTGTGAAGAPGDPAGPPARGFDILFLLQHFSTEAERYADQVRRGFGLAHKDVHALNEVIQANREGRPVRAGDIARRLVLSRSATTTVIKRLVASGHLVRAVDPRDRREADLRATEDAHRAGRAMFRAMSEELLAVLDGCTDEEIEVLRRRIPELTEAVRRAGRRAGESGPDTVPPAGGPPDGG
- a CDS encoding FAD-dependent oxidoreductase, encoding MDHDVVIVGAGLAGLQCARLLEQRGLDVVLLEASDGVGGRVRTDVVDGFRCDRGFQVLNPAYPELRRAVDVRALGLQRFEAAAGVAREGGIDVLADPRRHPARLARTLRSPLVELRRLPALAAWLAPVLDPRARHREEADRPWRESLDAAGVRGPLRELVLEPFLSGVVLEDEGRTSADLVRRLAGWFVLGTPGLPAAGMGALPAWIHDGLRARAVLGTRVEALERVPGGWRAVAAGAAWEAPAVVVATEAPAAGALLGLAAAPMKGEATWWFAAPVPPSPLRCLVLPGRTRGPLTDTAVVSNAAPTYSPDARALVQATSLLPRGAGLPAEAEVRRQLAGIWGTATAGWEVVTVHEVRDGLPEQLPPLVPDRPAALGDGRFVCGDHRDTASIQGALRSGRRAAEAVLA
- a CDS encoding polyprenyl synthetase family protein, whose product is MVTVSARQPTASDAPPGRAGAPDDAGRAPVLEAFLADAAQRAAAVDPGFEQLWHELSRLSAGGKRIRPRLVRSAAAAYPGGEPAPVVEAVGAAFELLHTALIVHDDVIDQDDRRRHQPTLNAAAAARAAAAGSAPEHARQYGASVGVIAGDLALAGAYRLVARSGIGPTRLPQVLDLLDEALFASAAGELLDVDHALPGARPASEQVLAATCLKTAVYSFEAPLQAGAVLGGAPAEDVAALGRLGRAVGTAYQLVDDLLGVFGDPGATGKSVLSDLREGKRTMLVAAARRTPAAAELDAVLDGRRIGEAEARHARDLLERCGARREVEELVEQCAAEALALLGEAGLPAALDAELRRVVAGATERAR
- a CDS encoding type III polyketide synthase yields the protein MTPALLSLGSALPPHVLGQAEARDLYLAQPGTDRLAQRLVRTVFGAAGVERRHTVLPELVDAGARDGSVYLAPDGRMLAPLTGARNRTYVEHAPGLFAAAARDALARCPGLDPAQVTDVVTVSCTGFFAPGPDYRLVRDLDLDPAVRRSHIGFMGCHGALVGLRQARAIAAADPDAVVLVVAAELCSLHLRPARDADAVRGAALFADGAGAALVSCRRPGGAEPLLALDRFSTLVLPDGEQEMAWTIGDEGFEMVLGAAVPRVIEGSVHAALEALLTGPEGAVDPGSITDWAVHPGGPGILDKLERTLGLPPRALDASRAVLAERGNMSSVTVLHVLDRVLGGLPAGAERTVCALAFGPGLTVESALFTVPARDAAAPQARPGAVAAPL
- a CDS encoding S8 family serine peptidase; protein product: MTPSRAVPAALALAAGLALAPLSAAAATPAAADPAAPAPASGPAPVSAPAAGTDRLLVKFRAGTAPGTAEDVLAARAPELAAAGPGTAPTVDGAAVLTAPGELDEDRLAALTTALQQDPAVEYAAPDVRASTAFVPNDPSYAGLQWSLWDDPAGVGMPLAWDRATGAGQTIAIVDTGITAHPDLDANVLPGYDFVSLPENGRDGDGWDADPTDMGDYPDAALCPGSPMAPASSWHGTHTAGIAAADGNNGIGVTGVAPDARILPVRAVGACSQGYISDVAAGIAWAAGAPVPGAPANANPADVVSVSLAVPGAQCPAVLQSAITEATSRGVTVVVAAGNQGIDAAGSVPANCAGAVSVAATDVSGAMPAYSNFGAVTLAAPGGDPWAQVHSTGNAGAQQQGAPTYIGRNGTSMAAPVVAGTVALMREAAPGLSPQAVRELLTSTARTAPGGCALGCGAGIVDPVSAVIAAQGGQPFTVAGGIGGLHQRIAATAGVPVSRELCALGGTPCFQEFEAGWIVWNAGAGARWLPGLLPAQWWALGAPA